The Quercus lobata isolate SW786 chromosome 4, ValleyOak3.0 Primary Assembly, whole genome shotgun sequence genome segment GGCGATGATATATGTTGTTTGATCAATGGATTGATTTGTCCTACAGATTCTTGCAAAACAAGGTGGAGCCTTGTCAGAAGGTATCCGCGGGGGATTTCTTCAATGATAGAATCAGTaaacaataaaagaataaaaattccaaaattgtGATTAGAGGACAATAAAGGTGATGCCAATGGTAGACTCgtgtaataaaaataatgttactaAATAAATGGTTGACCACTCATAATGTATTGTCTTaatgaatatgaaaatttgCGTTcctaatatatttgtttttgtttttatttttatttttattttttcctaaacCGTAATTGCCGATAGTCAATGGTATTGTCTAGTGTCttcaactgaaaaaaaaaaatatatatatatatatatatacatatatatttatatatatatatatataaaatctatTATTTAGTAGTAAATTTCgatttttcttgaaaaactagTTGCTaatccgtgcgatgcacgggaaaactattgattatgaaaaaaaatccaacaatgaatgaagaatttaagctaatacttaaatttttttattaaaaaaaaattgaataaagatTTTAAGCTATCACCTATGCAATTTTTTGTGTGCATTTCAGTTAGACTTTAGACAATAATAATATGGTAATTACTTCTACTATTTTTGGgctaaaataagttttttttcccctaaattGAAATGAAGTCATTtgtttactacttttttttatgtcagaatttatttactgttattattaagctaaaatatttaaaaatgattatctgattatttatttaaaagaaatatttttataaaatgttgtaATGGCAGTTTTGTGAATTATAAGGCATGTGATGGTGTCATAAAtgtcatctctctctcactgtttctctctctctattctgcGTTCTCTCTaccttctctcttcctctcacttCAGACTCCTCTgacctctttcttctttttttcttcttttttctcatctctttctctcacactctctactctcttcctctcacgGCTCACGGTGAAGCCTCCCTTTCCTCAAGATCAGCTTTGGGTGGGTGGGCTTCAGATCGGCGTGGGTGGCTTCAAACCGGCGTGGGGTCGTGGGTGGCCGTGGGTAGCCGTGGATGGCCATCGGTTTTGTTGTTAATGGGTGTTTCTGGGTGGTTGGAATTTCAGAGGTGTTTTAATAGAGTTTCTAGGTCGTTGGAATTTCAGAGGTGTTTTAATGGAGTTTCTGGGTGGATGGAATAAGGAGGAAGATGACGAAGAGGGAGATGGGattattttggggtttttttttttttttggagaaacttttGGTTTGGGTCTGTGCTTTGGTTTTGTGCTTATGTTTattgttttggtttggttttggattgTGTTGTGCTTGTGATATAGAGGAAGATGGGAGGAGAAAGAGTTGATTGGGTTTTAATAAGGAAGGAGAAGGAGTATCGGGgagaaataattattaaaatcagaatttttgttttataatattgatatttaaaaataatgatgatatggaaaattgtgggagcttctacgacttcggttttatatatatttattgaaaaattattcaCTCTTATTCAAATAGGAACAATTATTGAGTACTtctggagtaccataaatgcgtactcctccctctcacatgaattgtgagttccaccataaatttaatttgtgggacccacaattcatgtaaaagaagaagaatatgcaTTTATAATACTCCCggaatattcaataattttccctcAATTAGAAGAGTCCTCCCTTCTAttactcaaataaaaataataataaaaaaaaaataaataaaaggaaagaaaagagagtcgTCATTCCTCTCACAATTCACAAAGATTGTGGGCTATATGATGAGTTGCACACATGGGCTCACACCCCCTGTGAGAGGAGAGACTCCTCCTGAATGAGTATGAGTTATTAATTTCTCATGTTGATAAACAAAAACAGTctagaaacaataaaaaaaatatccagaaattttattaattttataattcgtactctttatttttcatgttacattaaaaaaaaaaaaactttgctaAAATAATATCCTTTAATATAttgcattttaaaataaaaattggtattGCCATTCATATGTACATAATACAATCATTGGATTAATACAAGATAAATTTCATACACACAATCATTTTTAAGAGAACCTATAATTTTCTTAAACCTAATCAACATAAAAAAGTTGTATAGTTTGCTATGCAaatatacccaaaaaaagaaagaaataaacttagcATCTTCCATCAAAGTTATATTCAATAACtaatatttcatataaattaataaaaattatcaattatgaTGAAAAGATTCAAAACAGTATCATCAATTATTTTGCAAAACCTCATCAATTGTTATTTCTATATTGATgctttaaaaaatcaaacttaaaatgTTACAAATGAAGTctgagttttttctttctttcttgctttatgtttaataaaattttgagaatagAAATTATCATCAATGCTAAATAATTTGTAAGAATCTTAGTGATTAAAAATTGAGGAGttctaatatttatttataaaatttactaCTTAATTCTTATAAATGAAACTCTATTGTGATTGTATATcaacttattcttttttatgaagaaatgatagtagattttatttattcagaatcatattatataatgggaaagaaaaaaaaatggcatttttcTAATTAAACAATGCCCGCCTCATTCTATTTTTCAATATTAGCAAGAGACAGAGCAACACAAATACATGGTAAAAGAACTTTAACAAGGGACACATCAACAAAACTCCCCAAGAAAGGAGGAGAACATCTAGtcttagatttttatttattttttgaattactAGAGTAATTGATcaatattttcctattttggataactcttattatttttgggtaaaaaaattaaaatatacatatattataataataagaataaaaattaaaaggggagggggggggggggaccatGTACGTGGGTGGCTCTGACATTGATTACATACCCTCTTTAATctaagtttatacaaaataaaagtacaaacaaggttattattttcaataaaataaattaaaattgtagTAATTAATCACAGATGTTTTTGTGTATAGatctctaaataaaaaattttataatttttaagatGGTATAGTGTGATTGatgataatataaataaataaatatatatataaataatattatatttttttttttataatttgatagttgagaGATGAAAAATTGAATACTATATGTCTgcactaaaaataattttaagtcttaatttaactacaaaaaaaaactacaatattCTTGAATATATCAGTATAATATAATTCTAATTTAATATACATCTTTTTCATGTAAGCATGCATAACAGGTTCTATCTTAACATTACTTTGTATAATTAGATGAAGAAAACCAACCATTATGTGTAGTAACAGTAATCCAAATATATATCTTACCATGCCAGCATGtcaaaaatattgtattttaagATGACTATGTTTTTTTAAACGGACTATGAGTTGCACATGCGAGATAGATAAGCGTATCTACTGTCTACTAATCTGTGAGAGCATATCAGAGGACAATTTTTCCAGCTTAAGCTTTTGTTGTAAAACTTCTATCAGATTCTGAAGTCTAAACCTTCGGTTTTTCTCCTCTATAAATTGTGTCTCATATCTCATAACACCATCTTTGTCTCTGTTTTTGTGATTGTGTGAGTGAATTTCAAACATGTCAGAACCCCAAACCCAAGAGACCCTCAGCCTCATTGTCCAACGTATCAGTCGTTTAGTTCACGAAGCAGCGAGCCTGGGCATGACCCATCTGGTGGTAAACCTCGAATGTATGCAATGTCTACTCATATTCGAGGTTGCCACCTGGCTCAACGACGACAGTTCGACGTTGGAGAATCGAGGAGGAAGGGCTTTGCCAGCGTCAAAGGACTCAATCGAGGCCATGCCAAGGTTGGAATCTTTAAGCCTTAAGGAGGATGAGCACTGTGCGGTTTGCTTGGAAGGGTACGAGAGAGGTGGGGAGGCTCGAGAGATGCCTTGCAAGCACAAGTTTCACTCGAGTTGCATCGAGTCATGGCTCAAGGTACAAGGGTCGTGCCCGATTTGTCGATTCGGTATGCCGGTTGTCGAGGAAGAAGGAAGAGGTCAGAGGAGGAAGAATAGGGTGGTTATGGTGACTAGAGGGATAGGTGGCCAAATGGATTTCTATGAAGACTATATGGATTCTGATTTTCAGATTTTggtggaggaagaagaaggtgaaggtGAGGTTGCAATTGCTGATGACTCGTCAACACAAGACAAGAGAGATGGCTATGCCAATATGCTATATTATATAGGCTGTTATTTGTTCATTTACTTttgcttcatttttcttttctagggAATTTATGGAATttagatggattttttttattttttttttcacatataaTGTTGAAACCTAGGTGGTCAGgttttaataaacaattttagtattttaaaaagcgtaattttatttgttcataATTATTTCGTATATTTGCTTGATGAGGAAGGAACAATTGTTTTGCTTTTTGGACGTTTTTATGGGATAACATCCACCTTCCAATTTATTATtcattccttttatttctttaaatttttatttaaatgtaagGCATATAACatttaatatcaaatttatgGCATGTAATTGCAAgctacaaaattaaataaatttcatgtaatatattttgcccaaaaaaattcacatatttcACATACAGTTAAAAAGGGTAAGAAATTAGAGATATTCaatgagaaaaaatatatattttagggcttaagagttaagacaatGAGTTTAAATGGAGCTTTCTACATTAATCAAtactaattaaatattatttatttaactttatatattatattttttttctttaaatcatttgtcttgtttttgagatataatattactattaattaAGCATTTGTATTTAGGTTTTTCAACAACTCTTTACAATTGAAAATAGCTAATCCActtcaaattataatattacaaaaataaaataacttttaaagtGTAGAACAATAGTTTCTAATTAAGGATATTATTACAATTTCACTTAATAATGTAATATGTTATTTAAGAGTTTGATTTACAAAAGGTAAAGTCTCAAGTTATTGTTGAGAAAGTTGATTCTCAATAATTATTAGAGACACTCACAGCAATTGTTTTAGCaaaattatttaagattttaattgGGTTGAATTCCTATTAACTCAATATTCTGAGGGACTTTTTAGAGATGGggtgaaagaaaacaaaacacaccaatttttctttccattaaaaaaaattcaattaccATTCTACAATTTTTGGGACATTTTTGGAACACTATTGTACAATTTTGGAGGCCTTAATTTCcctttgaatatatatatatacatacatatatatatatatatatatatatattttgtatagtGGGCCTTAAGCCTGGGCCCTAAGTAGGTTTGGAAGTGATAGCCCAGGCCCCAATATTAATGGCCTTTCTTACATTGTTTTCCTACATGGTTGCACCTATTATAAGACACCAAAGTCAATACACCCAAACGTTCTGAAATATGCCAGAGGTAAATCTAGTACTATCGAACTCTCGAATCCCATGTTTTTCATACATCCATGATTGTGGGAATTGGAGCCGCGcccctccttttttatttatttatttatttaatgaaagAAAGACTTTATTaaccaaagaaaaaagcaaacaaGCTTCACTCCTCATAATAGACTCAAAATATGAGAGGCAGTTACCCACATCTAGGGATGGTCCTAAGATTTAACTCCAAATAGGAAtttatatagtattaaaaaattataaatagtaaaaatcattgtttttaaatatattaagatgcaattatttatcaataaagacaaaaaaaaaaaaaaaaattaatactgaGTTGACTaggatttttgttgttgttgaagtaAGAGCATTCGCAGTGgtgatgctaaaaattttagtttttagtatctcaaaaagttattttatttattttatcaccccactttacaatacaccaaatatcaatttttttttttatcacttcatttaaaataatataaaaaaaaacttactaaaataataaaagaagcgagagaatttgagttttttaattgaaggaaaagatataatcttaataaaatattgtattttatttttggtaacttGTTACAGTCAACtagtatttaattatttataccaATTTACTATAGTTGCAAAATATTTAGATTTAACTTCTCCAATAACAtgtgattttttggttctttggtagtaatatatatatatatatatataattttttttttttttgctaaaatacaatcactattgtgaatgtttttattgtttttattaagttttggagttggatagttgctatttgGGTGAAACTAGCTAGACTTATTGAGAGGAGGGGCCAAAGGTTTTGAAAAGGGGccaactataaaaataaaatatataataactaaaaaaaaattggacaccgggggggggtggggggagccCCTTGAGTACCCACTTGGGTCCGTCCCTACCCACATCAAAAGAGTCAAAAACATTACATTAGAGAGACCATTTAGCTAACGTATGGGCTGCTACATTAGCAAGCCTAGACacccaaaaaattgaaacattAGGACAGTAAGAAAACAAGCCTTGTAAGTCTGAGCAAATGGGACGAATCCTCCATGGAGAAGCTGAGGTAGAATTAACAAGGGCATCATAGCATACCTTAGAATCTGTCTCAATGAGGATGGGTGAGGCCTCTAGATTGACAACAACAAAGCCCATGCCATTTAATTGCATTAACTTCAACTTGAAGCGGGATGGTGGTGTTTACCTTTTGGGAGCAAGCAAACACCAACTCCCTTCTCCAATTCCTAACTATTATAGCCATAGAAGAATAATAAGGGCTAACAACACCATCCACATTGattgtaataaataaacaatatgGAGGGACCCAATTTTGAGGACCACTCACCACTAAGGAAGCTGCAAAGTAATTCTTGTTAAGGATGAGTCATCGATAATGAAAGCATTGATATTTATTTGTTGTGTGAAACCAAATGATAGaaaaacagaaaagacaatCACAGGagaaaacacaaatatttatgTGGTTTAGCCAtaggcctacatccacgggCGGTATTAAGAACAAAGTTTCACTATGAAAATAGGACCAATTACAAAGATAGTATAAAGTTGCTATCACAAAACCGAAACACCAATACACCCAAAGAACACTCTCACCAAAATCACGTAACAAGAGAAACCTATAATTTCTCTTAAACAAAGCACCACttgaactctctctcttttatttatttatttatttatttttttaactctattCTTTGTCACACAACAATCCTATAATTTCTCTTAAACAAAGCACCACTTgaacgctctctctctctttttttttttttttttttttgtcacacaACAATTAACAAGACCGCATGTATATAATAGTTTAGGTTTACAACATGAACCGATAAGGTTGGCTAATCTTTGCGTGGAGAGGAAGTGTAGTGGCGCACACCATCTGAAACCAAGTACACGGCAACATTGCTTAAACAATGTCAAGCCACCAACTCaacaatcatcatcatcatcattgatAATACCATTAAATCAATGATACCATTCATCACAATAGCAATAAGGCATCACTCTTCAAAAACATTTGATAGCTCATTTCATTGGAGAAGATCTTCCAGTCCTCATTTCTAAAATCCACATTATCTTACATTAAAAGTATAACTGCAAATGATCTACATGACTTATACTAATGTAGAGAACTGCATAAAAAGAGATATCCCAATCATTGTCTGTCAAGTAAAATATGGTATggaccaaaaaaagaaatttgaataataacagtaaaaaaaaaatgcaattctTAATTACCGTTATTTCTGTGAATGAAAGCATCACCGTAGTTAATTTTCAACTGCCCTTAGACATTTTCTTATGTTTGCACCATTGTCATGTCTATATAACCATCCAGACTTGTAAGAATATATGCACATAAAGATTAAAAGGCATCATAAGTGCTTGTAAATGTATGTTTTCATAGTCCATTCCTAACAAATTGAAGTGGTGTGCAGCAAGCACCATTCAGATGTTTATCTACCAAGAATAATTCTAAAATTCACCAGTCACCTTTTATAGTGAAGTGGTATCTCTTTAATTTCCAACGATGCACCCTATCTTAAAAGAATGGCCAGAAGCTCTATTTCACCCCTTCCCCCTTCCTTTGATTTGTATCTTgactaaaaaatttaatggagAAAAATTTATCTAGATATCAtgatttttatcttctttttttcctcttcattGTCTTCAAAACTGTAAGTAATGTTATCTGAAGTACTTGATCCCCATTTAGAAATTGCTAATAATTTATCAAACAACGAGTAGTCAACATATGTACAATATGTTGCAGGTTATGCATTTTAGATAAAGGAAGGAGATCTCTATATGCACACTATGTAACATATGATGATTGTGTTAGcaagaaaattaattacaagGAAATCCATAAATTTAAATCAATCATGCATTAAAAATCATTATGCTATTAAAgctaaaaataattattgaCTTGCAAAATGAAGGTTATACCAGTAAATGGCAAAGAAGTCCTTTACAAAAAGGCAGCCAGTCCCTTTCTAGAGGAGAGGAGCTGAATacaattgaaatttttgatgAGACATATATGGCTAATGTTTATAACCATATCATTGCATCTTGACCATAACTTGGCTTTCTGGAAAATACTATTGCAAAAAAGAAGGATAATATATAACTCAGACAAAGTCCATGAGCAATCTTAGACCATTTTGTGCAATCCTACATGacataaaatttggaaattgaaATATCATTAGCATTTGTAATTTAGTGAGGCAATGTGCCACTTCCAACATGGTTAGATTATGTAGCTTCTTGCAAATGTATAGCTCATGTAGAAATGAAAGCTTTCCAATTACCATATAAGATTGTTTATTTGAGTCAATGATGTTCAAATATGTTAGTGCAGTGAGTTGAAAAAGATGAAGCAAAGATTTTCTCCCATGTGAGAATTTCTAATTGTGTTGTTGGTAACAAATTGAAGTGGTGTGAAAGGGTTCAAGATGTGTTTCGATTGAAAAAATCACAGCTTCAATTACCAAATTGTTGTCGGATAATCAccaatactttttatatatttttataggtccgtttggatacagctgaaaactgaaaacactgtagcaaaataatttttaaatatgtgaatagtaccgtgtgacccatttttaatgaaaaattgctaaaaagtAAGGTTTGTGGGTCCCTAAACaatgcacgggacccactaCTATGCATTACTCACGCAGAAAAGTCAACAATCAcgactcttaaaaaaaaaaaaaaaaaaagaggaaacgCAGACGCAAAATGCGCTGCCTTTTCAGCTATCCAAACCGCACCTATATGTACAATTTTCAGCAATCAACAACTTTCTAAGTGTACTACTAGGACCTTGgacaacaaatcacaagatagaTCTATGATAAATAATTAACTATTTGGAGAACTgttgaaaatgacaaaaactgCAAGTTTGATTGAAACTTTTTAACTGTATAAGATTTGTAAAATACCAGTCATGTGCTTgtattataatgttttttaggaaaatggattattaaaaaaactgagtttcTCATGCATTATGCCATGTTGAAGATAATAAACTCAATAAAGTCTCAACAAAAAGAAGTACCTGAACTTTTTTCCCACACTAATGAATTTCAACACTTCTCCCAATTGAAATGTAACAATAGCTCTACAAAGACATTATGCCCTGATGTGATGAACGACTTGGTAAAAATGAGTATATTAGCAATGAAATCCAAGATCAGTTATAAATAGCATATGAGAAGTCATGTTTTATTGTTAGCTTAATTCAATAACAAAAGTTTGTTTGTAATGTTTATTGTTGATGTATTGTTTCCTGGGTTTTTATGTAAT includes the following:
- the LOC115985627 gene encoding E3 ubiquitin-protein ligase MPSR1-like; translated protein: MSEPQTQETLSLIVQRISRLVHEAASLGMTHLVVNLECMQCLLIFEVATWLNDDSSTLENRGGRALPASKDSIEAMPRLESLSLKEDEHCAVCLEGYERGGEAREMPCKHKFHSSCIESWLKVQGSCPICRFGMPVVEEEGRGQRRKNRVVMVTRGIGGQMDFYEDYMDSDFQILVEEEEGEGEGIYGI